In the Bacillus sp. HSf4 genome, GTGTTTTCAAACAAAAAGTTTCTTGTTTTTTCGTTCATTTTTACGATGATTCTAAGTCTGTCGTTTTTTAATGGGGAAAGTGCGAAAGCAAGCTCTGACAAAAACTATAAAATCATTGGCTATTATCCATCCTGGGGTGCGTATGGAAGGGACTTTCAAGTGTGGGATATGGATGTCTCTAAGGTCAGTCATATCAATTATGCATTTGCCGATATTTGCTGGGAGGGAAGACATGGAAACCCTGACCCGACAGGTCCCAACCCGCAGACGTGGTCCTGCCAGGATGAAAGCGGAGTGATTGATGTTCCAAATGGATCGATCGTTATGGGGGATCCGTGGATCGATGCACAAAAGTCCAATCCCGGCGATGCTTGGGACGAGCCGATTCGGGGCAACTTTAAACAACTGTTGAAGCTGAAAAAGAGCCATCCTCATTTGAAAACATTCATATCAGTCGGCGGATGGACTTGGTCAAACCGCTTTTCAGATGTTGCGGCAGATCCTCGTGCAAGAGAAAATTTTGCTGCTTCAGCGGTCGATTTTTTAAGAAAATATGGGTTTGATGGCGTTGACCTTGACTGGGAATACCCGGTTAGCGGAGGACTGCCGGGAAACAGCACCCGTCCGGAGGACAAAAGAAACTACACGTTGCTTTTGCAGGATGTACGCGAAAAGCTTGACGCCGCAGAAGCGAAGGATGGCAAGGAATATTTGCTGACGATCGCATCCGGTGCCAGCCCCGAATATGTGAGCAACACTGAATTAGATAAAATTGCTGAAACGGTTGATTGGATTAACATCATGACCTATGACTTTAATGGCGGATGGCAAGGGATAAGCGCCCACAACGCTCCGTTATTCTATGATCCAAAAGCGAAAGAAGCCGGCGTTCCAAACGCTGAAAGCTATAACATTGAAAACACCGTCAAGCGTTACAAGGAAGCCGGTGTCAAAGCGGATAAATTAGTGCTTGGAACACCGTTTTACGGCAGAGGCTGGAGCGGTTGTGAATCTCAAGACAACGGAGAATATCAGAAATGCGGACCGGCTAAAGAAGGGACCTGGGAAAAGGGAGTATTTGATTTTTCAGATCTTGAAAAGAACTACATCAATAAAAACGGTTATAAAAGATATTGGAATGATCGAGCAAAAGTGCCGTTCTTGTACAATGCGGAGAATGGAAACTTCATTACCTACGATGATGAAGAATCCTATGGATACAAAACCGATTTCATTCAAGCAAACGGACTAAGCGGGGCTATGTTTTGGGATTTCAGCGGTGATTCAAATCAGACTTTGCTCAACAAATTAGCAGCCGATTTAGACTTTGTGCCTGACGGCGGCAATCCGGAGCCCCCGACATCCGCCCCGAAAAATGTGCATGTAACAGAAAAAACCGCAACCAGTATCAGCCTGGCATGGGAGGCGCCGAATGCCGGAGCCGATATGACAGAGTATGTCGTGACATATGGAAACAAGTCCGTGTCGGTCAAGGAAACAATGGTGACAATAAGCGATTTAAAGCCGAATACGACCTATTCATTTACAGTGTCAGCAAAGGATGCGGACGGAAAGCTCCATACCGGACCAACGATAGAGGCATCGACAAGCTCAGACCAATCATGTGCATATAACGAATGGAAAGATACCGCCGTCTACACAGGCGGAGATCGTGTCGTTTTTAACGGCAAAGTATACGAAGCGCAGTGGTGGACAAAAGGAGATCAGCCGGATCAGACCGGCGAGTGGGGAGTATGGCGGTTAGTCGGTGATTGCAAATAAATAGAAAACGATAAAGAGAGATTGGGATTCCCGTCTCTCTTTATAAGAAAGGAGTGTGAATGAAGTGAAAAGAGCCGCTTTATTTCTATTATTAGGGATGCTGTTTCTCTCGTTTTTGATCCCGGCTCAGACCATTTCCGCAGACACCCGAAGTAAAAAGCAGGCATGCCGTCCTGAAGGGCTCTGGGACTCCGGCGTTGAAAATGTTCCTTATTGCGACGTCTATGATCAAGAGGGACGCGAAAAGCTGGCCAATGATTTAGACCGCAGAATCATCGGCTATTTCACAAGCTGGCGTACGGGAAAGGGTAATCAAGACCGTTATTTAGTCAACGATATACCTTGGCAATATTTAAGCCACATCAATTACGCATTTGCTCATATCAGAGAGGATCATCGCATTTCAATCGGCAGCGGAAATGATGAAAACAACCCGTCCATTGGCATGGACTGGCCGGAATATCCGGATGTGAAGATGGATCAATCCCTGCCGTACAAAGGTCATTTTAATCTGCTTCACCAGTTTAAGGAGAAATACCCGGATGTCAAAGTGCTGGCGGCTGTTGGCGGCTGGGCCGAAACCGGCGGTTATTTTGGCAAGGATGGAGAGCGGATTCCAAGCGGCGGTTTTTACTCGATGACAACGAATAGTGACGGGTCTGTAAACGAAAACGGAATCAACACCTTTGCCGAATCTGTCGTTGATTTTCTCAGAACATATGAATTGGATGGCATTGATATTGACTACGAATATCCCACGACGATGAAAGATGCCGGGAATCCGTTGGATTGGAACATATCCAACCCGAGACGAAAGGGGTTAAACAAAAGCTTTGACGTCTTGATGAAAACATTAAGGCAAAAGCTTGATCAAGCGTCTGCCGAAGATCAAAAGTACTACATGCTGACCATGGCGGCACCGTCATCAGCCTATTTGCTGCGGGGCATGGAAACATTTCAGCCGCTTCGGTATGTCGATTATGTAAACATCATGTCCTACGATCTCCATGGAGCCTGGAACGAGTTTGTCGGGCCGAACGCGCCATTGTACGATAGCGGCGAGGATGCCGAATTAAAGCGGTCCAACATCTATAGCACGCCGGAATACGGCGGGATCGGGTATTTAAATGCGGACTGGGCGTACCATTACTTTAGGGGGGCGATGGCGTCGGGCCGAATCAATATCGGTGTTCCTTATTATACAAGAGGCTGGAAAAACGTATCCGGCGGATCAAACGGTCTGTGGGGGAGCGCCGGAAGCACTGACTGTCCTCAAGGTTTGACAACATGCGGTGATGGTGCGGTCGGCATCGATAATATTTGGCATGATCAAGACGAAGAAGGAAAAGAAATCGGAGCAGGGGCGAATCCGATGTGGCATGCCAAAAATCTTGAAAATGGCATTGCCGGATCATATTTGGAGAGGTACGGACTGAGCGAAGCTGATTTAACAGGCGCCTACACGAGACAATATGATAAAACGCTGGCGGCGCCCTGGCTATGGAATGAAGAAAAGAAGGTGTTTCTTTCTGCGGAAGATGAGGAATCAATAGAAAAAAAGGCGGACTATGTCGTTGCAAAAGGAATCGGCGGTGTGATGTTTTGGGATTTGAGCGGTGATTATGACTGGTATCCCGACAGAAATGACAACAGGGGAGAATACTATATCGGCAGCGCGTTAACGAGAACTTTATACCGT is a window encoding:
- a CDS encoding glycosyl hydrolase family 18 protein; translation: MILSLSFFNGESAKASSDKNYKIIGYYPSWGAYGRDFQVWDMDVSKVSHINYAFADICWEGRHGNPDPTGPNPQTWSCQDESGVIDVPNGSIVMGDPWIDAQKSNPGDAWDEPIRGNFKQLLKLKKSHPHLKTFISVGGWTWSNRFSDVAADPRARENFAASAVDFLRKYGFDGVDLDWEYPVSGGLPGNSTRPEDKRNYTLLLQDVREKLDAAEAKDGKEYLLTIASGASPEYVSNTELDKIAETVDWINIMTYDFNGGWQGISAHNAPLFYDPKAKEAGVPNAESYNIENTVKRYKEAGVKADKLVLGTPFYGRGWSGCESQDNGEYQKCGPAKEGTWEKGVFDFSDLEKNYINKNGYKRYWNDRAKVPFLYNAENGNFITYDDEESYGYKTDFIQANGLSGAMFWDFSGDSNQTLLNKLAADLDFVPDGGNPEPPTSAPKNVHVTEKTATSISLAWEAPNAGADMTEYVVTYGNKSVSVKETMVTISDLKPNTTYSFTVSAKDADGKLHTGPTIEASTSSDQSCAYNEWKDTAVYTGGDRVVFNGKVYEAQWWTKGDQPDQTGEWGVWRLVGDCK
- a CDS encoding glycosyl hydrolase family 18 protein, with product MKRAALFLLLGMLFLSFLIPAQTISADTRSKKQACRPEGLWDSGVENVPYCDVYDQEGREKLANDLDRRIIGYFTSWRTGKGNQDRYLVNDIPWQYLSHINYAFAHIREDHRISIGSGNDENNPSIGMDWPEYPDVKMDQSLPYKGHFNLLHQFKEKYPDVKVLAAVGGWAETGGYFGKDGERIPSGGFYSMTTNSDGSVNENGINTFAESVVDFLRTYELDGIDIDYEYPTTMKDAGNPLDWNISNPRRKGLNKSFDVLMKTLRQKLDQASAEDQKYYMLTMAAPSSAYLLRGMETFQPLRYVDYVNIMSYDLHGAWNEFVGPNAPLYDSGEDAELKRSNIYSTPEYGGIGYLNADWAYHYFRGAMASGRINIGVPYYTRGWKNVSGGSNGLWGSAGSTDCPQGLTTCGDGAVGIDNIWHDQDEEGKEIGAGANPMWHAKNLENGIAGSYLERYGLSEADLTGAYTRQYDKTLAAPWLWNEEKKVFLSAEDEESIEKKADYVVAKGIGGVMFWDLSGDYDWYPDRNDNRGEYYIGSALTRTLYRKFVDATPYDHRFSKSPLPSESLDINIEFSDFPLGDQNYPIHPNMRLTNNSDVTITGGSVIEFAVPTSTSPRFGSWSGDRVEVISAGHTGPNIGGLTGDFHRVRVTLSNWKAIKPGESEEFQLVYYLPISGPANFTITIEGKKYSLKRRS